The Trichoplusia ni isolate ovarian cell line Hi5 chromosome 10, tn1, whole genome shotgun sequence genome window below encodes:
- the LOC113498246 gene encoding uncharacterized protein LOC113498246 — translation MKAATLFVFALVLVAVSCRPDKPDLKQLKAEAARKKACMHDCTSQKLEPICAGKQGEKPKSFGNECVMNNYNCEHKETLSKISKGECPGSDGIRLS, via the exons ATGAAGGCAGctactttgtttgttttcg CGTTGGTGCTGGTGGCAGTATCCTGCCGTCCCGACAAGCCAGACTTGAAGCAATTAAAGGCAGAAGCCGCTCGCAAGAAGGCCTGCATGCACGACTGCACCTCACAGAAGTTGGAGCCCATCTGCGCCGGCAAACAGGGAGAGAAACCCAAGTCCTTCGGTAACGAGTGCGTCATGAACAACTACAACTGCGAGCATAAAGAAA CGCTTTCCAAGATCAGCAAAGGAGAGTGTCCCGGCTCTGATGGCATCCGTCTCTCTTAA